The Lysobacter sp. genome includes a window with the following:
- the queA gene encoding tRNA preQ1(34) S-adenosylmethionine ribosyltransferase-isomerase QueA gives MKKSDFHFDLPTDLIAQAPLPERSSSRLLLVPPAPTAFEDRAVRDLPTLLQPGDLLVFNDTRVIPARLFGQKATGGRVEILIERLLPDNEARAQVGASKSPKPGSRIALDAGGEAEVLGRDGEFYRLRFHVGEGLESWLLHAGRLPLPPYIRREPGQDDLERYQTVFAKEVGAVAAPTAGLHFDEALLDALRARGVEFGHVTLHVGAGTFQPMRADDLHDHRMHSEWLNVGAELVARIRHTRERGGRVVAVGTTVVRALESAMRDGDLQPFSGETQIFIFPGYRIRSVDAMLTNFHLPESTLLMLVSAFAGKDRVFEAYAHAVREGYRFFSYGDAMLLWPAPL, from the coding sequence ATGAAGAAATCCGACTTCCATTTCGATCTGCCCACGGACCTGATCGCGCAGGCACCGCTGCCCGAGCGTTCCTCCAGCCGCTTGCTGCTGGTACCGCCCGCGCCGACGGCGTTCGAGGATCGCGCCGTGCGCGATCTGCCGACCCTGCTGCAGCCTGGCGATCTGCTGGTGTTCAACGACACCCGGGTGATCCCGGCGCGGTTGTTCGGGCAGAAGGCGACCGGTGGCCGCGTCGAGATCCTGATCGAGCGACTGTTGCCGGACAACGAGGCGCGGGCGCAGGTCGGCGCCAGCAAATCCCCGAAGCCGGGCAGTCGCATCGCGCTGGATGCCGGTGGCGAGGCCGAAGTGCTGGGCCGCGATGGCGAGTTCTACCGCCTGCGTTTCCACGTGGGCGAAGGTCTCGAAAGCTGGCTGCTGCACGCGGGCCGTTTGCCGCTGCCGCCGTACATCCGGCGCGAGCCCGGGCAGGACGATCTGGAGCGCTACCAGACGGTGTTCGCGAAGGAAGTCGGTGCGGTCGCCGCGCCCACCGCAGGCCTGCATTTCGATGAAGCGCTGCTCGATGCGCTGCGCGCGCGCGGCGTCGAATTCGGCCACGTGACCCTGCATGTCGGCGCCGGGACGTTCCAGCCGATGCGCGCCGATGATCTGCACGATCACCGCATGCACAGCGAGTGGTTGAACGTCGGCGCCGAGCTGGTGGCGCGGATACGGCATACCCGCGAGCGCGGCGGCCGGGTCGTCGCGGTCGGTACGACCGTCGTGCGCGCGCTCGAAAGCGCGATGCGCGACGGCGACCTGCAGCCTTTTTCCGGCGAGACGCAGATCTTCATTTTTCCCGGTTACCGCATCCGCAGCGTCGACGCGATGCTCACCAATTTCCATCTGCCGGAAAGCACGCTGTTGATGCTGGTGTCCGCATTCGCCGGCAAGGACCGGGTGTTCGAGGCCTACGCGCATGCGGTGCGCGAGGGCTACCGCTTCTTCAGCTACGGCGACGCGATGCTGCTGTGGCCCGCTCCCCTGTAG
- the tgt gene encoding tRNA guanosine(34) transglycosylase Tgt, with protein sequence MSRMRFELLGTDGVARRGRLTFPRGTVETPAFMPVGTYGSVKGVLPEQVRALGAEIILGNTFHLYLRPGLDVIADHGGLHGFTRWDGPILTDSGGFQVFSLAHKRKITEAGVTFAAPTDGSKVFLGPEESMRIQKVLDSDIVMIFDECTPYPATEEVARKSMELSLRWAERSKKAHEGNDAALFGIVQGGVHHDLRTRSAGTLKQIGFDGYAVGGLAVGEPEHERNLMLEHTCPQLPADRPRYLMGVGRPEDLVESVARGIDMFDCVMPTRNARNGHYFTSFGTVRIRNSRYERDLRPIEEGCGCYSCSHGYSRSYLRHLDRCNEMLAPILGTLHNLWYYQTLMAGMRAAIEAGRFADFRAGFHAAREAAPAEAG encoded by the coding sequence ATGAGTCGAATGCGTTTTGAACTGCTTGGCACCGACGGTGTCGCCCGCCGTGGCCGCCTCACCTTCCCGCGCGGTACCGTCGAAACCCCGGCCTTCATGCCGGTGGGGACCTATGGTTCGGTCAAGGGCGTGTTGCCCGAACAGGTCCGTGCGCTTGGCGCCGAGATCATTCTGGGCAACACCTTTCATTTGTATCTGCGTCCGGGGCTGGATGTGATCGCCGATCACGGCGGCCTGCACGGCTTCACCCGTTGGGACGGCCCGATCCTCACCGACTCCGGCGGTTTCCAGGTGTTCTCGCTGGCGCACAAGCGCAAGATCACCGAGGCGGGCGTGACCTTCGCCGCGCCCACCGACGGCAGCAAGGTGTTCCTCGGCCCCGAGGAGAGCATGCGCATCCAGAAAGTGCTGGATTCGGACATCGTGATGATCTTCGACGAATGCACCCCCTATCCGGCGACCGAGGAGGTGGCGCGCAAGTCGATGGAGCTGTCGCTGCGCTGGGCCGAGCGCTCGAAGAAAGCCCATGAGGGCAACGATGCGGCGCTGTTCGGCATCGTCCAGGGCGGGGTGCACCACGACCTCCGCACCCGGTCGGCCGGAACGCTGAAGCAGATCGGGTTCGACGGGTATGCCGTCGGCGGCCTGGCGGTGGGCGAACCCGAGCACGAGCGCAACCTGATGCTCGAACACACCTGTCCGCAATTGCCGGCCGACCGGCCGCGCTATCTGATGGGCGTCGGCCGGCCGGAGGATCTGGTGGAGTCGGTGGCGCGCGGGATCGACATGTTCGACTGCGTCATGCCCACCCGCAACGCGCGGAATGGGCACTATTTCACGAGTTTCGGCACGGTCCGCATCCGCAACAGCCGCTACGAGCGCGATCTGCGCCCGATCGAGGAGGGCTGCGGCTGCTATTCCTGCAGTCACGGCTACAGCCGGTCGTACCTGCGCCACCTCGACCGCTGCAACGAGATGCTGGCGCCGATCCTCGGCACCCTGCACAACCTCTGGTACTACCAGACGCTCATGGCCGGCATGCGCGCTGCGATCGAGGCCGGCCGCTTCGCCGATTTCAGGGCCGGCTTCCATGCCGCCCGCGAGGCCGCACCGGCCGAGGCAGGCTGA
- the yajC gene encoding preprotein translocase subunit YajC: protein MNLFDLLISPAYAQAAAPAAPGAGGLMSTLLFPILLLVVMYFIMIRPQMKRTKEHRAMLDKLSKGDEVITSSGIAGVVREIGDDFVSLEVASNVTLRVQRGAIGHVLPKGTLKSL, encoded by the coding sequence ATGAACCTGTTCGACCTGCTGATCTCCCCCGCCTACGCTCAGGCCGCAGCCCCCGCCGCTCCCGGCGCCGGTGGTCTGATGTCGACGCTTCTGTTCCCGATCCTGCTGCTCGTGGTCATGTACTTCATCATGATCCGGCCGCAGATGAAGCGCACCAAAGAGCACCGCGCCATGCTCGACAAGCTGTCCAAGGGCGACGAAGTGATCACCAGCAGCGGGATCGCCGGTGTCGTCCGCGAAATCGGCGACGACTTCGTCAGTCTTGAAGTCGCCAGCAATGTCACCCTGCGCGTGCAGCGCGGCGCCATCGGTCATGTGCTGCCCAAGGGCACGCTCAAGTCGCTGTGA
- the secD gene encoding protein translocase subunit SecD, translated as MLEYPRWKYAVILIVMLLSALYALPNIFPQDPSVQITANRGAKIDDALEQRVSQTLTQAGVKPKSVEKQGKNLLVRASDPDTQTKAYDALRESLGSNGNYVVALNLASNVPSWLSAIGAKPMSLGLDLQGGVHFLMEVDKKAAIDKRFEVYLSDIRSSLRDQGIGYQSVERDGNALVVTLTQATDLNKAQGLIQKNLSANALDAGAVASANAFTYDAAGNILRIGVSDEMVRQMTLNAVEQNLGTLRNRVNSLGVAEPVMQRQGADRVVVQLPGVQDTAAAKRTLGATATLEYRSVYEGNAIDARETGNVPPGARLYASRNMGADGKPVPVLLNKRIIVAGEDMVDARTSLDNNGLPAVLVTLNSAGGQRMLQFTTENVNKPMAVVYIERVPQVRIVDGKEVKSFQVKEEVISVANVNEPFGKTFQTTGLERTEAEDLSKLLKAGALAAPMDFVEERTVGPSLGKQNVERGLKAVAFSFIFALVFFLFYYRMFGVVTCIALLLNLLMVFALMSVFGATMSLPGLAGIALTVGMSVDANVLINERIREELRAGLPPQKAISEGYDRASGTILDANITAFLAGLAMFAFGTGPLKGFGVTTMLGIATSAYTAVSVSRGIATLIYGRRRKLQSVAI; from the coding sequence ATGCTTGAATATCCCCGTTGGAAATATGCCGTCATCCTGATCGTGATGCTGCTCAGCGCGCTGTATGCGCTGCCCAACATCTTCCCGCAGGATCCCTCCGTGCAGATCACCGCCAATCGCGGCGCGAAGATCGACGACGCGCTCGAGCAGCGCGTATCGCAGACCTTGACCCAGGCGGGCGTCAAGCCGAAATCGGTCGAGAAGCAGGGCAAGAACCTGTTGGTCCGCGCGTCCGATCCCGATACGCAGACCAAGGCCTACGATGCGCTGCGCGAGTCGTTGGGCAGCAACGGCAATTACGTGGTGGCCCTGAATCTCGCCTCGAACGTGCCCTCATGGCTGAGCGCCATCGGCGCCAAGCCGATGTCGCTGGGTCTCGATCTGCAGGGCGGCGTGCATTTCCTGATGGAAGTGGACAAGAAGGCTGCGATCGACAAGCGTTTCGAGGTCTATCTGTCCGATATCCGCAGTTCGCTGCGTGACCAGGGCATCGGCTACCAGTCGGTCGAACGCGACGGCAACGCGCTGGTGGTCACGCTCACCCAGGCGACCGATCTCAACAAAGCGCAGGGGCTGATCCAGAAGAATCTCAGCGCGAATGCGCTCGATGCCGGTGCGGTCGCGTCGGCCAACGCGTTCACCTACGACGCGGCGGGCAACATCCTGCGGATCGGCGTGTCCGACGAGATGGTGCGCCAGATGACCCTCAATGCGGTCGAGCAGAATCTGGGCACGCTGCGCAATCGCGTCAACTCCCTCGGTGTGGCGGAACCGGTGATGCAGCGCCAGGGCGCCGATCGCGTCGTCGTGCAGTTGCCGGGCGTGCAGGACACCGCAGCCGCCAAGCGTACGCTGGGCGCCACCGCGACGCTCGAATACCGCAGCGTGTATGAAGGCAACGCCATCGACGCGCGCGAGACCGGCAACGTGCCGCCGGGCGCACGGCTCTACGCCAGCCGCAATATGGGTGCCGATGGCAAACCCGTTCCGGTGCTGCTCAACAAGCGCATCATCGTCGCCGGCGAAGACATGGTCGATGCGCGCACTTCGCTCGACAACAACGGCCTGCCGGCGGTGCTGGTCACGCTCAACAGCGCCGGCGGCCAGCGCATGCTGCAGTTCACCACCGAAAACGTGAACAAGCCGATGGCGGTGGTCTACATCGAGCGGGTGCCGCAGGTGCGGATCGTCGATGGCAAGGAAGTGAAGAGCTTCCAGGTGAAGGAAGAGGTCATTTCCGTCGCCAACGTCAACGAACCCTTCGGCAAGACTTTCCAGACCACCGGCCTGGAGCGTACGGAAGCGGAGGATCTGTCCAAGTTGCTCAAAGCCGGTGCGCTGGCCGCGCCGATGGACTTCGTGGAAGAACGTACCGTCGGCCCGAGCCTCGGCAAGCAGAACGTCGAGCGCGGCCTGAAAGCCGTGGCCTTCTCCTTCATCTTCGCGCTGGTGTTCTTCCTGTTCTACTACCGCATGTTCGGCGTGGTCACTTGCATCGCGCTGCTGCTCAACCTGTTGATGGTGTTCGCGTTGATGTCGGTGTTCGGGGCGACGATGAGTCTGCCCGGCCTGGCCGGCATCGCGTTGACGGTCGGCATGTCGGTGGATGCCAACGTGCTCATCAATGAACGTATCCGCGAAGAACTGCGCGCCGGATTGCCGCCCCAGAAGGCGATCTCCGAAGGCTATGACCGCGCCTCGGGGACCATTCTCGACGCCAACATCACTGCGTTCCTCGCCGGTCTGGCGATGTTCGCGTTCGGCACCGGCCCGCTCAAGGGCTTCGGCGTCACCACCATGCTCGGTATCGCAACGTCGGCCTACACCGCCGTGTCCGTGTCGCGCGGCATCGCCACGCTGATCTACGGCCGCCGTCGCAAGCTGCAATCCGTCGCGATCTAA
- the secF gene encoding protein translocase subunit SecF: MKPFNVFPYDSNIDFMRLRMISLAVAALIMFVGIGAMFSKGFNFALDFTGGVGIELAYDKPVDVDNVRKRLEAAGYESAQVQTFGTGKELLVRLRDDSKKIAGDDPTASIAESVRVAASEPGNPAKKLRSAEISPQVGRELAENGLYAVLFVVIGFLAYISFRFEWKFAVAAIVTTLHDVLVVAGWFALSGHEFDLTVLAGVLSVMGYSINDTIVVFDRVRENFRGMRVSPGEVLNKSINQTLSRTVITSFVAFLTVFALYLYGGGSLRGMAESQMLGIIIGTLSSIFVACPLLLWLGVNKQDLMPKARDEAALARRP, translated from the coding sequence ATGAAGCCTTTCAACGTGTTCCCTTACGACAGCAACATCGATTTCATGCGCCTGCGCATGATCTCGCTGGCGGTGGCTGCCCTCATCATGTTCGTCGGTATCGGCGCGATGTTCTCCAAGGGGTTCAACTTCGCCCTGGATTTCACCGGCGGCGTCGGCATCGAGCTGGCCTACGACAAGCCGGTGGACGTGGACAACGTGCGCAAGCGCCTGGAAGCCGCCGGATACGAAAGCGCCCAGGTGCAGACGTTCGGCACCGGCAAGGAGCTGCTGGTCCGCCTGCGCGACGATTCCAAGAAGATCGCCGGCGACGACCCGACGGCCAGCATCGCCGAAAGCGTGCGCGTGGCCGCCTCCGAGCCGGGCAATCCGGCGAAGAAGCTGCGCAGCGCGGAAATCAGCCCGCAGGTCGGCCGTGAACTGGCCGAGAACGGACTGTATGCGGTGCTGTTCGTGGTCATCGGATTCCTCGCCTACATTTCGTTCCGCTTCGAGTGGAAATTCGCGGTCGCCGCGATCGTGACCACCCTGCATGACGTGTTGGTGGTGGCGGGCTGGTTCGCGTTGAGCGGGCACGAGTTCGACCTCACGGTGCTCGCGGGTGTGTTGTCGGTGATGGGGTATTCGATCAACGACACCATCGTGGTCTTCGACCGCGTCCGCGAAAATTTCCGCGGCATGCGCGTGTCTCCGGGCGAGGTATTGAACAAGTCGATCAACCAGACGCTGTCGCGCACGGTGATCACGTCGTTCGTGGCGTTCCTGACCGTCTTCGCGCTGTATCTCTACGGTGGCGGTTCGCTGCGCGGCATGGCCGAATCGCAGATGCTGGGCATCATCATCGGTACGCTGTCCTCGATCTTCGTCGCCTGCCCGCTGTTGCTGTGGCTCGGCGTGAACAAGCAGGATCTGATGCCGAAAGCCCGCGACGAGGCAGCGCTGGCGCGCCGACCCTGA
- a CDS encoding inositol monophosphatase — MHQPAVNVMVKAARAGGNILLRHLARLEAIEVVEKDRMDYASEIDTLAEVAIIKELRRAHPDYTVLGEEGGQQKGNRGASRFTWVIDPLDGTSNYLHGIPHWCVSIALCEAAEPVHAVIFDPLRNELFTASRGGGAQLNGHRIRVSERKELEGAMLATGFAPRERKRAEAQLDCVKSLLVHAEDIRRCGSAALDLAYVAASRYDGYFEAGLKAWDLAAGVLLVREAGGRVCDFRGAALGPMHIDTGSRQVVAANVRIIEPLQKTLVNTGYAKTFD; from the coding sequence ATGCATCAGCCTGCTGTCAACGTCATGGTCAAAGCGGCTCGCGCCGGCGGCAACATCCTGCTGCGGCATCTGGCCCGGCTCGAAGCGATCGAAGTGGTCGAGAAGGACCGGATGGACTACGCCAGCGAAATCGACACTCTGGCGGAGGTCGCGATCATCAAGGAACTGCGCCGCGCGCATCCGGATTACACCGTTCTGGGCGAGGAAGGCGGACAGCAGAAGGGCAATCGCGGCGCAAGCCGCTTCACCTGGGTCATCGACCCGCTCGACGGCACCAGCAACTATCTCCACGGCATCCCGCACTGGTGCGTGTCCATCGCTTTGTGCGAGGCCGCGGAACCCGTGCATGCGGTGATCTTCGATCCGCTGCGCAACGAACTGTTCACCGCCAGCCGCGGCGGCGGCGCCCAGCTCAATGGGCACCGCATCCGCGTCTCCGAGCGCAAGGAACTCGAAGGCGCGATGCTCGCGACCGGCTTCGCGCCGCGCGAGCGCAAACGCGCCGAGGCTCAGCTCGATTGCGTCAAATCGCTGCTCGTGCACGCCGAGGACATCCGCCGCTGCGGTTCGGCGGCGCTGGATCTGGCCTACGTGGCGGCGAGCCGCTACGACGGCTATTTCGAGGCCGGCCTGAAAGCATGGGATCTCGCCGCAGGCGTTCTGCTCGTCCGCGAGGCCGGCGGCCGGGTCTGCGATTTCCGCGGTGCGGCGCTGGGCCCGATGCACATCGACACCGGCTCGCGACAGGTCGTCGCCGCCAATGTCCGCATCATCGAACCGCTGCAGAAAACCCTGGTCAACACCGGATACGCCAAGACCTTCGATTGA
- a CDS encoding RNA methyltransferase: MSSASASPPVERLRIVLVGTQHPGNIGSAARAMKTMGFSRLVLVAPMQFPHPEAYALAAGANDVLEAAVRVDTLAEAVADCRLVLGCTARSRRIALEALHPRQAAERGRVAVEAGDEVALVFGRERTGLDNDELQLCHAAVHIPANPDYSSLNLAAAVQVLAYELRVGWSMDESLPPIAPAGAARAHEVRSEPPATHAQLEGFFSQLADTLDAIDFHKGRTAATAMRKFRRLFLRADLDARDVRLLRGLLADAKRMADIAEGRLPPPRVP, from the coding sequence ATGTCCTCCGCCTCCGCGTCCCCGCCCGTCGAACGTCTCCGGATCGTGCTGGTCGGCACCCAGCATCCCGGCAATATCGGTTCCGCTGCGCGGGCGATGAAGACCATGGGCTTCTCGCGCCTGGTGTTGGTGGCGCCGATGCAGTTTCCGCACCCCGAGGCCTACGCGCTGGCGGCCGGCGCGAACGATGTGCTGGAGGCTGCCGTGCGGGTCGATACCCTGGCCGAGGCCGTCGCCGATTGCCGGCTGGTGCTCGGTTGTACCGCCCGCAGCCGCCGGATCGCGCTCGAAGCCTTGCATCCGCGCCAGGCTGCCGAGCGCGGACGGGTCGCGGTCGAAGCCGGCGACGAGGTGGCGCTCGTATTCGGCCGCGAGCGGACCGGATTGGACAACGACGAGCTCCAGCTCTGCCACGCGGCCGTGCATATTCCCGCGAACCCCGATTACAGCTCCTTGAATCTGGCTGCCGCCGTCCAGGTCTTGGCATACGAATTGCGTGTAGGTTGGTCCATGGATGAGTCGTTGCCCCCGATCGCGCCAGCTGGCGCGGCCCGGGCGCACGAGGTTCGGAGCGAACCGCCCGCGACCCATGCCCAGCTCGAGGGCTTCTTTTCGCAATTGGCAGACACCCTGGATGCAATCGATTTTCACAAAGGCCGGACAGCGGCGACCGCGATGCGCAAGTTCAGGCGACTGTTCCTGCGCGCGGACCTCGATGCCCGCGATGTCCGGCTTTTGCGGGGTTTGCTCGCCGATGCCAAGCGTATGGCCGACATCGCCGAAGGCCGTCTTCCGCCGCCGCGGGTGCCCTGA
- a CDS encoding phosphate/phosphite/phosphonate ABC transporter substrate-binding protein, whose amino-acid sequence MSTLAGVVPGAAAADDSRHILVLGRISDDPKTHYEQLKPLLDYVVPRMADVGIREGRVLMARDAQQMASYLRRGQVDWVTETAGTAMLLEQKGNAQPLLLTERDGVSRYRTVFFVRHDSGLKDLEDLRGRSVAFQNNASTSAYFLPAIELLHRKLSLSLLLSPMDKPTDKTVGYVFARSELNIGAWVHKRLVDAGTMNDIDWNNPARVPPSFRKDLEVIHITEPVPRALEMVRRDLDPKVQARLREVLIDAAGDPRAREALQYFFRTTRFMPIDGETRRVLDRIRAGVAQVRADVE is encoded by the coding sequence CTGTCGACCCTCGCCGGTGTGGTGCCGGGTGCGGCAGCGGCTGACGATTCGCGTCACATTCTGGTCCTGGGGCGCATCAGCGACGACCCCAAGACCCACTATGAACAGCTGAAGCCGCTGCTCGATTACGTGGTGCCGCGGATGGCCGATGTCGGTATCCGCGAGGGGCGGGTGCTGATGGCGCGCGATGCGCAACAGATGGCCAGCTATCTCCGGCGCGGTCAGGTCGACTGGGTCACCGAGACCGCAGGCACCGCGATGCTGTTGGAACAGAAGGGCAACGCACAACCCCTGTTGCTGACCGAGCGGGATGGCGTCAGTCGTTATCGCACCGTCTTTTTCGTCCGCCACGACAGTGGCCTGAAAGACCTGGAAGACCTGCGCGGGCGCAGCGTCGCGTTCCAGAACAACGCATCGACCAGCGCTTATTTCCTGCCTGCCATCGAGCTGCTGCACCGGAAGCTGTCGTTGAGCCTGCTGCTGTCGCCGATGGACAAACCGACCGACAAGACGGTCGGATACGTGTTCGCGCGCTCGGAGTTGAACATCGGCGCCTGGGTGCACAAGCGACTGGTCGATGCCGGCACGATGAACGATATCGACTGGAACAATCCGGCACGGGTGCCGCCGTCCTTCCGCAAGGATCTGGAAGTCATCCATATCACCGAGCCGGTGCCGCGTGCGCTGGAGATGGTCCGCCGCGACCTCGACCCGAAGGTCCAGGCGCGACTGCGCGAAGTGCTGATCGACGCCGCCGGCGACCCGCGCGCCCGCGAAGCGCTGCAGTATTTTTTCCGCACCACCCGGTTCATGCCGATCGACGGCGAAACCCGACGCGTGCTCGATCGCATTCGCGCCGGTGTCGCGCAAGTGCGGGCGGATGTCGAATGA
- a CDS encoding EAL domain-containing protein has protein sequence MRVFEGLHAKFMSVIGLTLLVMLAVVALIWQRQTTTQEEVLRLSRDATRTLVFDRLRQRGEAQVGQAADLLVNPTYYFDLDAVGATTRSILHQSDVSYVLVYDAKGSIIHDGSGDIPTFGQQMRDALAQQIVSADALLVLSTDEVMDVSTPIRIGDQRLGGIRVGYSLVKIRAEEAHVNREIGDRLREIGNRHLAWIGLLLLMLVSLAVLVGIVLQRALVRPIRQLSDAARAIEAGNFSTSLPVNARKDEVGTLVRAFARMADSIARHDRDMRRMAYTDSLTGLANRLAFRETLDHRLMQLRGVGRQLALLFADIDDFKRVNDTLGHDVGDEVLIQFANRIREAVERAGGHASELARFGGDEFVILLHDEGDHADVRSSAAHLAETLVSELSRPIVVQDRQVFLGTSIGVTLFPEDASGATMLMKNGDIAMYQAKVAGKNCYRFYNRAMDQAVTRRVRIEQDLRGAWERGELTLAYQPIYRVSDKTLIGAEALLRWQHPVHGHMAPSVFIDVAEQSGLIDTIGPAVIRTACRDAMRWRRESAGAHELFVSVNVSARQLRGGDFHEQVMESLAESGLPPQLMHLELTETAVLNDEDQARRILSGLREHGIKVWLDDFGTGFSGLSHLRRVPVDGVKIDRSFIADMLRDPDDLALTTAIIAMAHSLGMIVVAEGVEKEGLYDLLRTRGCDLAQGYWLGHPINMQDFVRLLD, from the coding sequence ATGAGGGTGTTCGAAGGTCTCCACGCCAAGTTCATGTCGGTGATCGGTCTGACGCTGCTGGTGATGCTCGCGGTCGTCGCGTTGATCTGGCAGCGCCAGACCACGACGCAGGAGGAAGTGCTGCGCCTGAGCCGGGACGCGACCCGGACCCTGGTGTTCGACCGCCTGCGCCAACGCGGTGAGGCGCAGGTGGGGCAGGCGGCGGATCTGCTGGTCAACCCGACCTATTACTTCGACCTCGATGCCGTCGGTGCCACCACCCGCAGCATCCTGCACCAGTCCGACGTCAGCTATGTGCTGGTCTACGACGCGAAAGGCAGCATCATCCACGACGGCTCCGGCGACATTCCGACCTTCGGCCAGCAGATGCGCGACGCGCTTGCGCAGCAGATCGTTTCCGCCGACGCGCTGCTGGTGCTGAGCACCGACGAGGTGATGGATGTCTCCACGCCGATCCGGATCGGCGACCAGCGTCTGGGCGGGATACGCGTCGGCTATTCGCTGGTCAAGATCCGCGCCGAAGAGGCGCATGTGAACCGCGAGATCGGCGATCGCCTGCGCGAGATCGGCAATCGCCATCTGGCCTGGATCGGCCTGCTGCTGCTGATGCTGGTCTCGCTGGCGGTGCTGGTCGGGATCGTGCTGCAGCGGGCGCTGGTGCGCCCGATCCGCCAACTTTCCGATGCCGCCCGCGCGATCGAAGCGGGCAATTTCTCCACCTCGCTGCCGGTCAACGCCCGCAAGGACGAGGTCGGTACGCTGGTGCGCGCGTTCGCGCGGATGGCCGACAGCATCGCGCGTCACGATCGCGACATGCGTCGCATGGCGTACACCGATTCGCTGACCGGTCTGGCCAACCGCCTGGCGTTCCGCGAAACCCTCGATCACCGTTTGATGCAGCTGCGCGGCGTCGGCCGACAGCTCGCGCTGTTGTTCGCGGACATCGACGACTTCAAGCGGGTCAACGATACCCTCGGCCACGACGTCGGCGACGAAGTGCTGATCCAGTTCGCCAACCGCATCCGCGAAGCGGTGGAGCGAGCCGGTGGCCATGCCAGCGAACTCGCGCGCTTCGGCGGCGACGAGTTCGTGATCCTGCTGCACGACGAAGGCGATCACGCCGACGTACGCAGCAGCGCGGCGCATCTCGCCGAGACGCTGGTGTCGGAGCTCAGTCGGCCGATCGTGGTGCAGGATCGGCAGGTGTTCCTCGGGACGTCGATCGGCGTGACGCTGTTCCCGGAAGACGCCTCGGGCGCGACGATGCTGATGAAGAACGGCGATATCGCGATGTACCAGGCGAAGGTCGCCGGCAAGAACTGCTACCGCTTCTACAACCGTGCGATGGATCAGGCGGTGACCCGCCGGGTCCGCATCGAGCAGGATCTGCGCGGTGCCTGGGAGCGCGGCGAACTGACGCTGGCGTACCAGCCGATCTATCGCGTTTCCGACAAGACCCTGATCGGCGCCGAAGCGCTGTTGCGTTGGCAGCATCCGGTCCACGGGCATATGGCGCCGTCGGTGTTCATCGATGTCGCCGAACAGAGCGGCTTGATCGACACCATCGGCCCGGCGGTGATCCGTACCGCGTGCCGGGACGCGATGCGCTGGCGTCGCGAATCCGCAGGCGCCCACGAATTGTTCGTCTCGGTCAATGTCTCGGCGCGACAGCTGCGCGGCGGCGATTTCCACGAACAGGTGATGGAATCGCTTGCCGAAAGCGGCCTGCCGCCGCAGTTGATGCATCTCGAACTGACCGAGACGGCCGTGCTGAACGACGAGGATCAGGCGCGCCGGATCCTGTCGGGTCTGCGCGAGCATGGGATCAAGGTCTGGCTGGACGATTTCGGTACCGGGTTCTCCGGGCTCAGCCATCTGCGCCGGGTGCCGGTGGATGGCGTGAAGATCGACCGCAGTTTCATCGCCGACATGCTGCGCGACCCGGACGACCTCGCATTGACCACCGCGATCATCGCGATGGCGCATTCGCTGGGGATGATCGTGGTCGCCGAAGGCGTAGAGAAGGAAGGGTTGTACGATCTGCTGCGCACGCGGGGCTGCGATCTCGCCCAAGGCTATTGGCTCGGGCATCCGATCAACATGCAGGATTTCGTGCGCCTTCTGGATTGA